The following coding sequences lie in one Miscanthus floridulus cultivar M001 chromosome 9, ASM1932011v1, whole genome shotgun sequence genomic window:
- the LOC136480078 gene encoding uncharacterized protein: MIGQLTERFYKRNAPELDSGNNARNSRLDDINWEEEIMFDPGLRKQIDDYHPNVRERVRRKYLENGPCQPRTVHFPVTNIGGIPRRFVPEWFDEFGGWLEYSESKDRAYCFYCFLFREKKDGGYEAFVKNDWNGYHRKERLQNHVGNVGGSHYLAMKKCDDLLQTKQHIDVAFCDVSESAKKDYFTRLNGSIDVARILVKQGLPFRGHDESKKSLNKGNFREFRNFAEEQNLTLRKAVDKKNSDNSLLIAPKIQKDIVQSFAKEVLHSILEEIGDDVFCLLVDESRDVSWKEQMAMVLRYVDKCGIVKERFVGLVHVKETNSASLKSAIDALFVDLKLSLKQVRGQGYDGASNMRGEFNGLQSLIMKENSSAYYVHCFAHQLQLVLVAIARKHKRVSEFFTMISMLLNVVGGSSKRRDMIRDINLEEMSKALGCGQLQTGTGLNQEQSLQRPGDTRWSSHYKSLKSLVDMFPTIVKVLEIVEKDNKDWKIRDQASNLLQYFQSFDFVFYLHLMLTILGITNTLSLALQRKDQDIVNAIKCVKATKCQLDELRKEKWVKLLDDFYGFCDKNDICKLEMEDEYIDPKKRRHKSGITNKHYYQVDC; encoded by the coding sequence ATGATAGGTCAATTAACGGAACGATTTTACAAAAGGAATGCACCAGAGCTGGATAGTGGCAATAATGCTAGAAATTCACGTTTGGATGATATCAACTGGGAGGAGGAGATTATGTTTGATCCAGGATTAAGGAAACAAATTGATGATTATCATCCTAATGTTAGAGAGAGGGTGAGAAGAAAGTACTTGGAGAATGGGCCTTGCCAACCTCGCACAGTTCATTTTCCTGTGACAAATattggaggaattccaagaagGTTTGTTCCAGAATGGTTCGATGAGTTTGGAGGTTGGCTTGAATATAGTGAGTCCAAAGACAGAGCATATTGCTTTTATTGTTTCTTGTTTAGAGAAAAGAAGGATGGCGGATATGAAGCATTTGTAAAAAATGATTGGAATGGCTATCATAGAAAGGAAAGGCTACAAAATCATGTTGGTAATGTCGGTGGCTCACACTATCTGGCAATGAAGAAATGTGATGATCTCTTACAAACAAAACAGCACATTGATGTTGCTTTCTGTGATGTGAGTGAATCTGCTAAGAAGGACTATTTTACTCGTTTGAATGGGTCTATTGATGTTGCTAGAATATTGGTGAAGCAAGGATTGCCGTTTCGGGGCCACGATGAGTCGAAGAAGTCCTTAAATAAAGGGAACTTCAGGGAATTTCGTAATTTTGCAGAGGAGCAAAATCTGACCTTAAGAAAGGCAGTAGATAAAAAGAATTCGGATAACAGCCTTTTGATTGCTCCTAAAATACAAAAGGATATTGTGCAGAGTTTTGCAAAGGAAGTGCTACACTCTATTCTAGAAGAAATTGGGGATGATGTTTtttgcttgctagttgatgagTCGAGAGATGTTTCTTGGAAAGAACAAATGGCAATGGTCTTAAGATATGTAGATAAATGTGGAATTGTTAAAGAGAGATTTGTTGGTCTTGTTCATGTGAAAGAAACAAATTCTGCAAGTCTCAAGTCTGCTATTGATGCATTATTTGTTGATCTTAAGTTAAGCCTAAAGCAAGTTAGAGGCCAAGGATATGATGGTGCTAGCAATATGCGAGGTGAGTTCAACGGCTTGCAATCATTGATCATGAAAGAAAATAGTTCAGCTTATTATGTTCACTGTTTTGCTCACCAACTTCAATTAGTCCTTGTGGCCATTGCGAGAAAGCATAAAAGGGTTAGTgaattttttactatgatttctaTGTTATTGAATGTGGTGGGTGGATCATCTAAGAGAAGGGACATGATTAGAGATATTAATCTTGAAGAAATGAGTAAAGCATTAGGCTGCGGGCAACTTCAGACTGGGACAGGGTTAAATCAAGAGCAAAGTCTTCAAAGACCTGGAGATACTCGTTGGAGTTCCCATTATAAATCTCTCAAAAGTTTGGTTGACATGTTTCCTACAATAGTCAAGGTACTAGAAATTGTGGAAAAAGATAATAAGGATTGGAAAATTAGAGATCAAGCATCAAACCTTCTACAATACTTCCAGTCTTTTGACTTTGTCTTCTATTTGCATCTCATGTTGACTATATTAGGAATCACAAATACCTTGTCATTAGCATTGCAACGGAAGGATCAGGACATAGTGAATGCTATTAAATGTGTGAAAGCAACGAAGTGCCAATTGGATGAACTTAGAAAAGAAAAGTGGGTGAAACTATTAGATGATTTTTATGGATTTTGTGACAAGAATGATATTTGCAAATTGGAAATGGAAGATGAATATATTGATCCAAAGAAGCGGAGGCATAAATCTGGAATTACAAACAAGCATTATTATCAAGTAGATTGTTAA